The region TGTGAAGGGAACAGAGGGAGAAGACCAGGAGCCCTTCCAGTTGTCCAGGTGAGAGATaggtgcgtgcatgctaagtcgcttcagttgtgtccaactcagcgtgaccccatggactgtagcccaccaggctcctctgtccatgggattctccaggcaagaataccggggttgccatgcctttctccaggggatcttccaaacccagggatcaaacccacatctcttatgtctcctgcattggcaagccggttctttaccattagtgccacctgagatGACAGTGGTCTGAACCAAGGTGGGAAAGTTGGAGCGGACAGGAAGGCATAGGCTGGAGAAGTATTTGTGAGGAGGAAGGGCCAGGACCTGGTGATGGGTGTGAGGAGTGACCAGGAGGACCAAGGCTCACACCCCAGACGACTGAGTGGGGTGAGCACGTTGGTGGGAAGGGGTAGATGAACTCAGTTTTGGACATGGGAGGTTTGAGGGGGTGTGGGTCCTCTGGGTGGAGCTGTCCAGGGGGCAGTTGGAGGCAGAGGCCCTGCTGGAGTCCAGACGATGCGCAGAGGCCAAAGCAGAGGCCAAGGCACAGAGCCGAGGCGATCCTGGGAGGAGTGCAGAGACAGGAGGTCCCAGGGCAACCCTTCAAGGTCTAGGGAGTTTCTTGCCCTGAGAGTTGTCTGAACGCTGAATGTTGGAGGCTGGCCAGAGGAGTCCAAGAAGCAGGAGTAACAACCCGGGCCCCTCCCGCCGGCTAACTTGCACTCGTTCAAACGTGTCACTCGCGGCTCCAGTCCCACATCTAAACTCTCACTTGCAGGCCACATCACCGACACACCGCcgccccctctctctcttctctccgcagtccctcccctccctgcagaCCCTAGGGTTaatcctcctccttccccagatTAGGGGCGCTGCCCCTCTTTGTGCAGCCCAAGTGCCCGAGGCGAGAGCCCTGGGAGGCTTGCGGCCCTCTGGGCAGCTGAGGTGGGGAGGGCGGAGAGGGTCGCAGGGGAGGAGACACAAAAGGGGGGCGGGATCCCGACTGCAGCTGCCCCTCGAGGGGCCGGGACAAAGGGCCTGCTGGCGGGCCGCTCGAGCCGTTTTCATGCTTGTTGGGATTAGGCGCAGGAAACGTCGCTCCCAATCGTGCGGATCAACAGTTCCGTGCGCGCCGGCGCGTGGGGTGTACTCGGTTCCACCCGCCCCCCGCTTTGTGCTGAGTCCCCGGCTCGAGGCGGCGCGGGGGTCCGGGGAGGCTGCCTCTTTGTCTGTGCCTTTCGGGGGCTGAGCCCCGCCCGGGGACCGCTGAACACCCGCTGAACGCAGTCCTCCGGCCCTCACCCTCCCCGCCCAGCGCGGGGCTCTCGAGCTCCACCTCGCGCCCCATTGTAGGGCAGGGTCTTGGCGCCCCATGGCGGGAGTCCCTAAGACCGCCCCCTCCCACGGCCCGGACCCATTTTCATCCgcggtgtgtgcgtgtgtgtgtgtgtgtgtgtgtgtgtgtgtgtgtgtgtgtgtgcgcgcggcGGATGCAGGTCCTTGGGGGACCTGGCCCCTCCCCCGGCCCTGACCTTCGTACAACGACCCCCCTTTTCCAAgagccacctccctcctcccgctGGCCCGTCTCATCTCAAATTTACAGGTGACCAAAGGGAACGGAGCTATTAGAGGACCCCCTGCTTCTGAGCCTCGCGGTTTAGGGGAGGATCGCGGAAGGATAAGATTTGGCTAGAGAAGCCTTCTGGCCTAGAGAAGAGGAGCAGACACATTTTTGGCTGTCCCTTGCTGGGGCTGGGAGAATCGGAGGTCTGACCGGTGCAGAattcccaccccttcccccccccttcctcctccccctcccccccgcactcaccaccgccccccgcccccgccgtgGACCTTGGACTGATATCTTGACTGTAGCCGGGTGAGAGAGTCCTGAACTACAGAAATGGTGAGATAACAAATGTGCATTGTTTGAAGTCACCGAGTTTTAGGGTAATCTGTTATGCAGTAGATAACTACAGGTGACTCTtcaacaacacaggtttgaactgcatggatccacttaaatgtagatttttttcagtagtaaatattaCAGTACTACGTGAttcacagttggttgaatccaaggATGCAGAACCATGAATATGAAGGGACCACAAACATGGAGAGCTGACTCTAAGTTACACACAGAGTTTCAACAGTGCGGAGGTTTGGTGCTCCCAACCCCTGCATTGTTCAGGGGTCAACTGCAATATATGAATAATATGAAATCATGTACATGTTTTATAATTACATCTGTGTCAGAACCATCTAAGGACCCTAACTTAATCTTTTACAGTCAGGCTTCCACCTCCTTCAGGGAAGTGGTGTCTCTAGGGCAGATTTGAATATGTGAGCATGCTTATATGAATGTGGGGTGAGCATGTGTCCCTCACAATTGACACCCCTCCCTTTTAGGCCTAAAGGTGCCTCAGGACAAGGACAATCCCTTGGGCAGAAGCCAGAGTCTCCCCTGTTGGACTGAGAGGCCCCTGAGGAGAGATCCCGCATGCCCACCTCCCTATAACCCCCCATGAGACTGCCAGTCACAGCAGACTGAATTCCTCCCAGTGTCTTCCTTCCATCTACCCACCCCAGCTCCAAGCTCAGAACCCTGCTCAAAAGGGGAGCTCAAGACAGTGTGGAAAAGAGGCCACCTGATAACAGGTAGAGCAGAAACACAAACCCAAGAAATGCACTTCTTTGCCTCAGTTTATTTGTCCTGGTTTTGGTCCAGAGGCCAGGTTCATACTCACCACACAAGAGTCCCCAGGGCCATTGCTTCAGCCTCTCTCCCTATACCTTTCACCTGCTCACTCACATTTTGCAGATAGGGAGACAGGGCCAGAGGCAATGTCAGTGATCTCCAGGTCTCTGCTCACCCATCAGGATCTTGTATCCTCTTGGCTCACAAAAGCAAAGCAGGGAGCTCAGCTACCTTAGTCCTTGGTTCTCCCTAGAACTCACCTTCTCTCCACCTCACAGAGCCTCCGCTGGAGCCCATCAGCCCCATGCAGTGACATAACAGGGTATGGCCCAACATCCTAAGAGCTTCCAGGAGCTGGACTGACACTGCCCACTGCCTACTGTGGAAGGCTGAACTGTGGTTCCTCCTGGCCCAGACAGTCTGATTTCAGGGACATAGACCAAATTAATTTGACATCCAGTGTTGTGAAAGCAAGAAAGGCACAGCAAGcagaaacaaagagaaggaaGTAAGGTTTTCCCCAACAGCCTTAGAACACCTGTCCATTCCTTGCAAGCTTAGAAAGCACaccttccttttctattttttattgaggtgtaattgacatatGACATTATATCAACACAGATTCCTTTTCATCAGAAGTTTAAGTCAATAAAGTTTGTAACAGTTGCTCTGCAGTGGAGGGGTGTGATTCGTTTGGAACTGGTGTTTTAGAATTCCTATTCTCCCAGTCTTCTCAGGGTTCTGCCATTGGCATctcctccatctccatctcccatGCGCCCAATGGCAGAATTCAAGCAGGACAGTCCCCTATCTTCTCCTCTGATCTCGCCCCCATGCCTGCCATGGTGTCAATCACCATGCTAGCTCTCTTCCCTGATATCAGTTCTCCACCAATTACCCTGGCAAAATTGCAGCCAAAAAGCCATGGTAGGCCAGAGCAGCAAATCCACCATCAGGGACAATAGCCTTAGCAGAGCGAGGTCTAGGAGGAGTGAAAGTGAGGGATCAAGAGAGTTAGCCTGAGAAATTCCAAGAGAATGGATCAACCACAACCTTCAGATAAATGAGAGCAGGCTAGCCTTTTCTCCAGGGAGCAGTGGGACCCTGTGGAGACAAAAGGCTAGTGTAGACCACGGGTAACATAAGGTACGGATGGATGCCTTACATATACAATTGAACATACATGCTCCTAATATGCATATCCCATGCACACATGTACCCCTACACATAGGCTGTACACACGAGGGCTCAATCACAAATACCCACCAGAAATCTGCACACTCAAACTCactcatatgtaaacacacatcTTTTGCATATCTATCTTCACTCATGCACATAGATACACACCATGGGGTACCCACCCATGCATACATATACAAATTTACTTCCTCCTACATAtatactatgggcttccctgctagctcatatggtaaagaatccacctgccaatacaggagacataggctcaatccctgggttaggaagatcccttggagaaggagatggcaacccactccagtattcttacctgggaaatcccatggacacaggaacctggtatgctacagtccacagggtcacaaaaaagcaggacacgacttagcaactaaacaacaacaccatACAtactatacatacacatatgtacataggCACACATAGGCTTCTGTGTCCACACCGCACACATACTGATGCACAGGTGCAGATTCACACGTGGCCTGTGCACACCTGCCTACATGTTAGCACTGACACACTCATTTATGCTTCCCTGCACTTGTATCAGCAAATGATCTGTACTTGTTTGTGCATAACCACACACATGTCTGCAAATATATACAGAAACCCTTGCACCCCTGTACAGAGACACCCTTAGTCTTGGTCCTGGCGCCTGGATGGTACTGCCCTCTGTTGGAGACAGCGGATAAGCTCCTTCCGGTTATCTAGAATGGTGTCAAAGCTCTCCTGCAGACGGGCCTGCTGGTCGACCAACTGGTGCTGCAGGCCCCGGATCCACTGGAGCAGGGCCAGGCGGCGGTACATCACCAAGTGCGCGTGgtgcttctccttctcctgctctttGTAGCGCTCCTGAGCCTGCAGCTGCTGCACGGCCTGGGCCACCGAGGGCAGAAGGTGGCCTGGAGGGCCAGGAGGCGTCCCACAGGCAGACTCAGGGCTGCGGCTAGGGCTGTCAACGCTCAGGGAGCTGCTGGCATAGCCATTGTCCTCCAGCGGGGAGCAGACTGTGCTGGCACCACCCGTCTTCTCAGACCCAGCTCCAGGAATCTCTGCCCCCTCCGGTGGGCTGCGGATCTCCCCCTCAGGGAGTCCAGGAGCCTGGAAATCCTGGTTGTCAGAGGGCAACTCGGAGGAGCTCCTCAATAGTACGGGCTCCACTTGGCCTGGCAGCCCGTGCCAATTCTCATTGGCGTCCTTGGCACTCATGAAGTTGGAGTTGCTGTCTGGTTGAAGTTCGGGTGGACATACTCCAGGAGGCGGGCCCCCCAGGAACTGACCCCCCTCAGCTACCCCTGGCTGGATGGCGAACATCTGGTCTGTAAGGGGGAAGCAGAAGAATGAGTCAGAGCAGGCGAGGGTAGGGCGCCTGAAGTCGAGAGAACCTAGCAACAGACACCCCTTTGCCTTGACTCTGCTAACACCTCCCTTGGTGGCtgtcctcttccctctctgccgATTCTCAGTCTCCTCACAGGGTTCTCCCTCGGCCCTGAGGCAAGCTGTCCTCTCCTTGTAGGCACTTCTCCCCAGATGACCTCATCTTCTGCTGGAGGTTCGAGAACTTCCATGTGTTGGTGGCTCTCGGATCTGACAGGGAGTCAGATCCAACTGCTGCTGAATTCTGCAACCAACCACAGGCTCCTCAGAGTCTGCACGGCCTGCCCTGCTCCCTGTTCAGTGTCCTTAGCCAAGCAGGCCCACTCTCCTGTCACAGCAACCGGAAACTGCAGGCATTCACACGTGCACGCTCGTGTGCAAACATCTCCCCTTTCTCTTGGTGTGGGCCACCTCTAAACTGGATTACTGACTGCTATGACTTTTCACTGACCTCTCTGCctctaatttaaaatgtaaatttgtcATGGCTCCTGCCCTAACCTCCTGCTAAACCTCTTCCTGGCCTAAGAGGCTGTGTTTCTTCTGGCTCCTGCTCACTGCTTCAGACCTGTCTCTTACCACTCTCAGCCCCTCCCACCATCCCAAACTGCTCAGAGATCTCAGAACACACCATTATTCTCCTTCCACAATCCCCTTGGCCCAACATATacttcctctccccttccctcccagctCTTCCCTTTTCCACcggcagattctttttcatacactaagtgaagtgaaagccggccctatggactatacagtccacagaattctccaggccagaatactggagtgggcagcctttcccttcttcaggggatcttcccagcccagggatggaacccaggtctcccgcactgcaggcagattctttacagagcagagccacagggaagtctttGTATGCTAAGATTCGGCTCTAAAATCCCCACCTTCCTGAAACCATCCTGACGTTCTCCCCGCTGCTCCTGTATCctgtatacacaaacacacagccAACTGTGCCTTCCTCTGGGTCCTCACTGCTTGGATACATGCAGTCTTATGCCTGTTCGTTTCTTGTCCCTGGCACATAGTTGATGGTCAGTAAATGTCTATAAACTTTCCTCTATCTTGTCATAGCAGCCTCCTGGCCCCACTACTGGACATGGAATTCCTCTCTATAACCTCTACCATgttcaggacccagcacagaacctGGCACTGAGCAGGTGGCAGTACCTCCTTGCTGAGTGAGTGAATAGGGCAGTTGGATCCGGGCTGCTGACAGCTCAGGGCTGGGAGAGCTGGGTTGGGTTCCCTCCACTGCCCAGTGAGGAAGCCCTTCTCCCACTGACAAGCCTCTCTTCTGGCTTCACCCCTTCCTTCCATGTTTATTACTATCCCGGGTCCCTGCCTCTATCTTGCTCCATCCTGAGGCCATGGAGAGAGGACACACCACATTATTCTTTCCTTCCCAATAACCGACTTCTCCCCAGATCTGAATTTAAATTGACAAGAAGTTTCTCCTGACTGTAAATTACTAGGATTAGAAAAACGGAATCAGTAAGAGTAAGGGGGAGTGTCAGTGAATGTGGCAGGGCCCCTCCCCACATCCAGCACAGTACTGGCAAGAAGTCCTGGGGGCAACGGTGTAGGGACAGTCCCTTGGAAACCTACAGACTCCATCCCGCTAAGCGAGGTGCCAGGAG is a window of Ovis aries strain OAR_USU_Benz2616 breed Rambouillet chromosome 1, ARS-UI_Ramb_v3.0, whole genome shotgun sequence DNA encoding:
- the C1H1orf216 gene encoding UPF0500 protein C1orf216 homolog translates to MFAIQPGVAEGGQFLGGPPPGVCPPELQPDSNSNFMSAKDANENWHGLPGQVEPVLLRSSSELPSDNQDFQAPGLPEGEIRSPPEGAEIPGAGSEKTGGASTVCSPLEDNGYASSSLSVDSPSRSPESACGTPPGPPGHLLPSVAQAVQQLQAQERYKEQEKEKHHAHLVMYRRLALLQWIRGLQHQLVDQQARLQESFDTILDNRKELIRCLQQRAVPSRRQDQD